In the genome of Saprospira sp. CCB-QB6, one region contains:
- a CDS encoding glycosyltransferase family 4 protein, with protein MKRILFVALHRPNRSPSQRFRYEQYLDFLQENGYEYELCYLIEAEDDPVFYGAGQYLGKMKVLLKSVWRLWRASSAWAKRFDLIYVQREAFMLGTSFFERRFAKRAPLVFDFDDSIWLQNVSANNKALGFLKNANKTAELIALADMVFAGNRYLADYAKQYNECVKVLPTTVDEERHHPKFKPAKAADAPVCIGWTGSFSTVQYFEQLLPVLRRLKEKYGDKIYFKLIGDANYRLPELDIQGVAWTEADEIEQLVELDIGLMPLPTDEWTKGKCGLKGLQYMALGLPAVMSAVGVNTEIIKSGVNGFLAANEEEWFEQLSALIESSGLREKLGKAGRQSVLEEYAVVAQKERYLAFFDELVAKKKQK; from the coding sequence ATGAAACGGATTCTTTTTGTGGCCTTGCATCGGCCAAATCGCTCTCCTTCTCAGCGTTTTCGCTACGAGCAATATTTAGATTTTTTGCAGGAGAATGGCTATGAGTATGAGCTCTGTTATTTGATAGAGGCGGAGGATGATCCTGTCTTTTATGGGGCGGGGCAGTATTTGGGCAAAATGAAGGTTTTGTTGAAGAGTGTTTGGCGGCTTTGGCGGGCTTCTTCAGCTTGGGCCAAGCGATTTGATTTGATATATGTGCAGCGGGAGGCCTTTATGTTAGGGACTTCTTTTTTTGAGCGGCGTTTTGCTAAGCGGGCGCCTTTGGTGTTTGACTTTGATGATTCTATTTGGCTGCAAAATGTGTCGGCGAACAATAAGGCTTTGGGCTTTTTGAAAAATGCGAACAAAACAGCGGAATTGATTGCTTTGGCGGATATGGTTTTTGCGGGAAATCGCTATTTGGCTGATTATGCCAAGCAATATAATGAGTGTGTAAAGGTGTTGCCGACAACTGTGGATGAGGAGCGGCATCATCCTAAATTTAAGCCTGCCAAAGCAGCAGATGCGCCAGTTTGTATTGGTTGGACGGGCAGTTTTTCTACGGTGCAGTATTTTGAGCAGTTGTTGCCTGTTTTGCGCCGTTTGAAAGAAAAATATGGGGATAAGATTTACTTTAAGTTGATTGGAGATGCCAATTATCGCTTGCCTGAGTTGGATATTCAGGGAGTGGCTTGGACCGAGGCCGATGAGATTGAGCAATTGGTGGAGCTAGACATTGGGTTAATGCCTTTGCCCACCGATGAGTGGACCAAGGGCAAATGTGGCCTGAAAGGCTTGCAATATATGGCTTTGGGCTTGCCTGCGGTGATGTCGGCTGTGGGGGTAAATACCGAGATTATTAAGTCTGGGGTTAATGGCTTTTTGGCCGCTAATGAAGAGGAGTGGTTTGAGCAGCTTTCGGCTTTGATCGAATCGTCTGGGTTGCGGGAAAAGTTGGGCAAGGCAGGGCGTCAAAGCGTGTTAGAAGAGTATGCTGTAGTGGCCCAAAAGGAGCGCTATCTGGCCTTTTTTGATGAGTTGGTGGCGAAAAAAAAGCAAAAATAG
- a CDS encoding S24 family peptidase: MKNQKKEKRLAMNRRFIKAFQALEEKGDIVPNSHDKGMTKLSLLFWDKKGNGHLVRAFLNPQSSRSIDFDKASRFCEEFGVNKDYLLQGKGPMFGEEEVPAFANGELASDYGHGSQILYSSQAAFASSALGIESYEEGQYFSLPGLSQGDYVAFTISGDSMQPTLSTGDLVICRPLEEIERVQENEVYAIVSSHGVQVKRIQKVFNKGRLTHLKLISDNYLEHDPFMVELAEVRKIMKVDRKVTAL, from the coding sequence ATGAAAAACCAAAAAAAGGAGAAGCGTTTAGCTATGAATCGTCGTTTCATCAAAGCTTTTCAAGCTTTAGAGGAAAAAGGAGATATTGTACCCAATAGCCACGATAAAGGAATGACCAAACTGTCTTTGCTCTTTTGGGATAAAAAAGGAAATGGACACTTAGTCAGAGCTTTTCTCAACCCTCAAAGCAGCCGCTCTATCGATTTTGATAAAGCCAGCCGGTTTTGCGAGGAGTTTGGCGTCAATAAAGATTATTTGCTACAAGGCAAAGGCCCCATGTTTGGCGAAGAGGAAGTACCCGCCTTTGCCAATGGCGAACTAGCCTCTGACTATGGACATGGCTCACAGATTCTTTACTCTAGCCAAGCCGCCTTTGCTAGCTCAGCCCTAGGTATCGAATCTTATGAAGAAGGCCAATATTTTAGCCTACCCGGCCTCTCTCAAGGCGATTATGTGGCCTTTACGATTAGTGGAGATTCTATGCAACCCACGCTCAGCACTGGCGACCTAGTAATCTGCCGCCCCCTAGAAGAAATCGAAAGAGTCCAAGAAAATGAGGTTTATGCCATTGTGAGTAGCCATGGCGTACAAGTCAAACGCATACAAAAGGTCTTTAATAAAGGTCGCCTCACCCATCTCAAACTAATTTCTGATAACTACCTAGAACATGACCCTTTTATGGTCGAACTAGCCGAGGTGCGCAAAATCATGAAGGTAGACCGAAAGGTTACCGCCCTCTAA
- a CDS encoding histone deacetylase family protein: MLKVAFSPIYRYELPQSHRFPMIKYDLLAQQLIYEGCLEEENFFQPAPIAEEWILRTHSKDYWDSLKEQTISAKAARKIGFPMSDKLVQRSKVIAQGTIDCCLAAQEHGVSLNIAGGTHHAYAGHGEGFCLLNDFAIAANYLLDQGLAQQILIVDLDVHQGNGSAKIFENEPRVFTFSMHAAANYPFQKERSDLDIALPDLMDDGPYLQVLADYLPTLLESLRPDIVLYLSGVDVLASDKLGRLGLSLNACAQRDQFVFNCCQKAGIPVAVSMGGGYSPQLRYIIEAHANTYRMAQKIYS, translated from the coding sequence ATGTTAAAAGTTGCTTTTTCGCCCATTTACCGCTATGAGCTGCCCCAAAGCCACCGCTTTCCCATGATCAAATATGATTTGTTGGCTCAGCAGCTCATTTATGAGGGTTGTTTAGAAGAAGAGAATTTTTTTCAGCCCGCCCCCATTGCCGAAGAATGGATTTTGCGCACACATAGCAAAGATTATTGGGACTCCCTAAAAGAGCAAACGATCTCAGCCAAAGCCGCCCGTAAAATTGGCTTTCCCATGTCCGACAAATTGGTCCAACGCTCTAAAGTAATTGCCCAAGGGACCATTGATTGCTGCCTAGCAGCCCAAGAACACGGAGTTTCTCTCAATATTGCAGGCGGCACGCATCATGCCTATGCCGGACATGGAGAAGGCTTTTGTCTACTCAACGACTTTGCTATTGCCGCCAATTACCTCTTAGACCAAGGCCTGGCGCAGCAAATTCTCATTGTCGATTTGGATGTGCATCAAGGCAATGGCAGCGCTAAAATCTTCGAAAATGAGCCTAGGGTCTTTACCTTTTCTATGCATGCGGCGGCCAACTATCCTTTTCAAAAAGAGCGATCGGACCTAGATATTGCCTTGCCCGACCTCATGGATGATGGCCCTTATTTGCAGGTTTTAGCCGATTATTTACCCACCTTACTCGAAAGTCTACGGCCAGATATTGTCCTTTATCTCTCTGGCGTGGATGTCTTGGCCTCTGATAAATTGGGCCGCCTAGGCCTAAGCTTAAACGCCTGTGCTCAGCGAGACCAATTTGTTTTTAACTGCTGCCAAAAGGCGGGAATTCCCGTAGCAGTCAGTATGGGCGGTGGCTATTCACCCCAATTACGCTATATTATTGAAGCCCACGCCAATACCTACCGAATGGCCCAAAAAATTTACAGCTAA
- the crtD gene encoding 1-hydroxycarotenoid 3,4-desaturase CrtD yields MNKQKIAIIGAGIGGIGAAVRLAAAGHTVEVFEANSYPGGKLSNLEVGKYRFDAGPSLFTMPQYVEELFALAGENPKDFGFDYHRLDTVCKYFWEDGQSISAYADLHKYGQEVEEKLGFPAQALKDYLAWARFRYETTAPIFLEHSLHRLSTYLRWKTFKGVLAMPWLGLHRSLDQENRKHLKQHPKMVQLFNRYATYNGSSPYKTPGIMSLIPHLEQGFGAFMPKGGMKEISHSLVRLAEHLGVKFHYEQKVEEILVQNKAVKGIRIGQKELAFNQVVCNMDVFFAYDRLLPKQPRPKRILEQPKSSSALIFYWGMDQSFPELDVHNIFFSDNYPEEFRQLFEEKNLYEDPTVYIHISSKIEQTDAPLGHENWFVMINAPQLDGQDWEDLIAQSKKRIIQKLERVLGRPIQPHIVEEELLSPVLIQEKTQSHLGSLYGTSSNNSMAAFFRHPNFSRQLSGLYFVGGSVHPGGGIPLALLSAKVATEDLIKNLK; encoded by the coding sequence ATGAACAAACAAAAAATTGCAATCATTGGCGCCGGCATTGGCGGCATTGGGGCCGCAGTACGCCTAGCCGCCGCTGGCCATACCGTAGAAGTCTTTGAGGCCAATAGTTACCCCGGCGGAAAACTCTCTAACTTAGAAGTAGGAAAGTACCGCTTTGATGCTGGTCCCAGCCTTTTTACCATGCCCCAATATGTAGAAGAACTCTTTGCCTTAGCCGGCGAAAATCCCAAAGATTTCGGCTTTGATTACCATCGTCTAGATACCGTCTGTAAATATTTTTGGGAAGATGGGCAGTCTATATCCGCCTATGCCGATCTCCATAAATATGGCCAAGAAGTAGAAGAAAAATTGGGCTTTCCCGCCCAAGCACTTAAAGATTATTTAGCCTGGGCCCGTTTTCGATACGAAACTACCGCCCCTATTTTCCTTGAGCATTCGCTGCACCGACTCAGCACTTATTTGCGCTGGAAAACCTTTAAAGGGGTGCTAGCCATGCCTTGGCTGGGGCTGCATCGCTCTTTGGACCAAGAGAATAGAAAGCACCTAAAACAACATCCCAAAATGGTCCAACTCTTTAATCGCTATGCGACTTATAATGGCTCTAGTCCCTATAAAACACCAGGTATCATGAGCCTGATCCCCCACTTGGAACAGGGCTTTGGTGCCTTTATGCCCAAAGGCGGCATGAAAGAAATCAGCCATTCGCTGGTTCGCTTGGCCGAACATTTAGGCGTAAAATTTCATTATGAGCAGAAAGTAGAGGAGATTTTGGTCCAAAACAAAGCCGTAAAAGGCATCCGAATTGGCCAAAAAGAACTAGCCTTCAATCAAGTCGTTTGCAATATGGATGTCTTTTTTGCCTACGATCGCCTGCTGCCCAAACAGCCCAGACCTAAGCGCATTTTGGAACAACCCAAGTCCTCTTCTGCCCTTATTTTTTATTGGGGAATGGACCAAAGTTTTCCCGAACTAGATGTGCACAACATCTTTTTTAGCGACAATTATCCTGAAGAGTTCCGCCAACTATTTGAGGAAAAAAACCTTTATGAAGATCCTACGGTCTACATTCACATCAGCTCCAAAATTGAACAAACCGATGCCCCCTTGGGCCATGAAAATTGGTTTGTGATGATCAATGCCCCTCAACTCGATGGCCAAGATTGGGAGGACTTAATTGCCCAAAGCAAAAAGCGGATTATTCAAAAGCTAGAGCGTGTCCTGGGCCGCCCCATTCAACCCCATATTGTCGAAGAAGAGCTGCTTTCCCCAGTCCTAATTCAAGAAAAAACCCAATCACATTTGGGCTCTCTATATGGCACTTCCTCCAATAATAGCATGGCGGCTTTTTTCCGCCATCCCAACTTTTCTCGACAGCTATCGGGCCTCTATTTTGTGGGCGGCAGCGTGCATCCTGGGGGCGGCATTCCCCTGGCCCTTTTATCGGCCAAAGTGGCCACAGAAGATCTCATCAAAAACCTAAAATAG